From Musa acuminata AAA Group cultivar baxijiao chromosome BXJ3-8, Cavendish_Baxijiao_AAA, whole genome shotgun sequence, one genomic window encodes:
- the LOC103994742 gene encoding uncharacterized protein LOC103994742 → MNGGSGGSGSGGGGSGAGKMPTNFLKSIRGRPVVVKLNSGVDYRGILACLDPYMNIAMEQTEEYVNGQLKNKYGDAFIRGNNVLYISTSKRTLADGV, encoded by the exons ATGAACGGCGGCAGTGGCGGCAGTGGCAGCGGTGGAGGAGGAAGTGGCGCGGGGAAGATGCCGACCAACTTTCTGAAGTCGATCCGAGGCCGGCCGGTCGTCGTGAAGCTCAACTCCGGAGTCGACTATAGAG GTATTCTAGCTTGTTTGGATCCATACATGAACATTGCAATGGAGCAAACGGAAGAATATGTTAATGGTCAGCTAAAGAACAAGTACGGCGATGCTTTCATCAGAGGAAATAATG TTCTGTACATCAGCACCTCTAAAAGGACTCTTGCTGATGGGGTATGA